One Micromonospora craniellae genomic region harbors:
- a CDS encoding LppU/SCO3897 family protein, which yields MANYGPSGGGPAPWHEPGHGERPPASPPPALHRSYGTGPSPDDSRSYDDSRSYGGGQFYGGGYGPGAGGPQYPRGGYDAGHGSDSQDTATYPAYQEGAAETAYAGQPVPPPERGRGRGRIVAVMATVLVLVLGGATAFYLLGQDEETPTPVSAPTPEAAAVTPVGPDDEDEAPASSPSDTSSTDPRFVEPGQCVRNEGPAGGKPKLVISDCVPKSYEVLRRFDGKTSGERDAEAKCAPVDGYTNWYFYDSELDSLDFVLCLEQRG from the coding sequence ATGGCGAACTACGGACCATCGGGCGGCGGCCCTGCGCCGTGGCACGAGCCGGGCCACGGCGAGCGACCGCCCGCCAGTCCGCCGCCCGCCCTCCACCGCTCCTACGGCACGGGCCCGTCGCCCGACGACAGCCGGTCCTACGACGACAGCCGATCCTACGGGGGTGGCCAGTTCTACGGGGGTGGCTACGGTCCGGGGGCGGGCGGGCCGCAGTACCCGCGCGGTGGATACGACGCGGGCCACGGATCCGACTCGCAGGACACCGCGACCTACCCGGCCTATCAGGAGGGCGCGGCGGAGACCGCGTACGCCGGACAGCCGGTGCCGCCGCCGGAGCGCGGGCGCGGTCGGGGCCGGATCGTCGCGGTGATGGCGACGGTGTTGGTGCTCGTGCTCGGTGGCGCGACCGCGTTCTACCTGCTCGGGCAGGACGAAGAGACGCCGACGCCGGTGTCCGCCCCCACTCCGGAGGCGGCGGCGGTGACCCCGGTCGGGCCGGACGACGAGGACGAGGCGCCGGCCAGCTCGCCGTCGGACACCTCGTCCACCGATCCCCGGTTCGTCGAGCCCGGCCAGTGCGTCCGTAACGAGGGGCCGGCCGGCGGCAAACCCAAGCTGGTGATCAGCGACTGCGTGCCGAAGTCGTACGAGGTGTTGCGCCGCTTCGACGGCAAGACCAGCGGGGAGCGGGATGCCGAGGCGAAGTGCGCGCCGGTCGACGGCTACACCAACTGGTACTTCTACGACAGCGAGCTGGACTCACTGGACTTCGTGCTCTGCCTCGAACAGCGCGGCTGA
- a CDS encoding ATP-binding protein encodes MDPVRNPYAPGAGQRPPELAGRGRELDVFDIVLERIARGRPERSLMLTGLRGVGKTVLLNTLRSQAINSLWGSGKIEARPDQSLRRPIAAALHMAVRELAPRHRAPDRIDAFLGVLKAFAQRGAPTGRAGAAKLRDRWQPGIDVPAATGRADSGDIEIDLVELLTDAASVASDVGTGVAIFIDEMQDLGPEDVSALCAACHELSQLGAPLIVVGAGLPHLPAVLSAAKSYSERLFRYQRIDRLDRIAADQALCAPAERENVEYEAKALDLLYEKSGGYPYFVQAYGKATWDHAPRSPITAADVRVAAPEAEAELAVGFFGSRFERATPAEREYMRAMATLSLVEGATDGGGRDDMDAAVPTAEIARALGRKPASLSPARDALIKKGLIYSGERGTVAFTVPHFGRYLRTQPT; translated from the coding sequence GTGGATCCGGTCCGCAACCCGTACGCCCCGGGCGCTGGTCAGCGCCCGCCCGAACTGGCCGGGCGGGGGCGGGAGCTGGACGTCTTCGACATCGTGCTGGAACGCATCGCCCGGGGACGTCCGGAGCGGAGCCTGATGCTCACGGGGTTGCGGGGCGTCGGCAAGACGGTGCTGCTCAACACGCTGCGCTCCCAGGCGATCAACAGCCTCTGGGGCAGCGGCAAGATCGAGGCCCGCCCGGACCAGTCGTTACGCCGGCCGATCGCCGCCGCCCTGCACATGGCCGTCCGGGAACTGGCCCCCCGGCATCGCGCACCGGACCGGATCGACGCGTTCCTCGGGGTCCTCAAAGCCTTCGCCCAACGGGGTGCCCCGACGGGTCGCGCCGGTGCCGCCAAGCTGCGCGACCGGTGGCAGCCCGGCATCGACGTACCGGCGGCCACCGGCCGGGCCGACTCCGGCGACATCGAGATCGACCTGGTCGAGTTGCTCACCGACGCCGCCTCGGTGGCCAGCGACGTCGGCACCGGTGTCGCCATCTTCATCGACGAGATGCAGGACCTCGGGCCGGAGGACGTCTCCGCACTCTGCGCGGCCTGCCACGAACTCTCCCAACTCGGCGCGCCACTCATCGTGGTCGGTGCCGGCCTGCCGCATCTGCCGGCGGTGCTGAGCGCCGCCAAGTCGTACTCCGAGCGGCTGTTCCGCTACCAACGCATCGACCGACTCGACCGCATCGCCGCCGACCAGGCACTCTGCGCGCCAGCCGAGCGAGAGAACGTGGAGTACGAGGCGAAGGCCCTCGACCTGCTCTACGAGAAGTCCGGCGGGTACCCGTACTTCGTCCAGGCGTACGGGAAGGCGACCTGGGACCACGCCCCACGATCCCCGATCACCGCAGCCGACGTCCGGGTCGCCGCCCCGGAGGCCGAGGCCGAGCTGGCGGTGGGATTCTTCGGTTCACGTTTCGAACGGGCCACCCCCGCCGAACGCGAGTACATGCGGGCGATGGCGACGCTCTCCCTGGTCGAAGGGGCGACCGACGGCGGTGGCCGGGACGACATGGACGCCGCCGTGCCGACCGCCGAGATCGCCCGAGCCCTCGGCCGCAAGCCCGCCAGCCTCTCCCCAGCCCGGGACGCCCTGATCAAGAAGGGCCTGATCTACTCCGGCGAACGCGGCACGGTCGCCTTCACCGTCCCCCACTTCGGCCGCTACCTACGCACCCAACCCACCTAA
- a CDS encoding GNAT family N-acetyltransferase: MTTLRLRPEDPADTGAVRRVLAAAFARPDVTTPPEVRLVDELRAGDAWLPKLAMVAEYGGEIVGYALLTRVRVCADGVNAPALVLGPVAVAPHRQRIGLGGAVVQAALEAATELGERLIVVLGDPAYYRRFGFSRADRMGLTSPWSGLGEPWQALVLPPTTSNEPPPPQGDVVFPPPWSKV; encoded by the coding sequence GTGACGACGCTGCGGCTCCGACCCGAGGACCCGGCAGACACCGGCGCGGTCCGCCGGGTACTGGCCGCCGCCTTCGCCCGCCCCGACGTGACCACCCCACCAGAGGTACGCCTCGTCGACGAACTGCGGGCCGGTGACGCCTGGCTCCCGAAGCTGGCCATGGTCGCCGAGTACGGCGGTGAGATTGTCGGCTACGCCCTGCTCACCCGGGTCAGGGTCTGCGCGGACGGGGTCAACGCCCCGGCCCTGGTGCTCGGCCCGGTGGCGGTGGCGCCGCACCGCCAGCGGATCGGGCTCGGCGGCGCGGTGGTGCAGGCCGCCCTGGAAGCGGCCACGGAACTCGGCGAGCGGCTGATCGTCGTACTCGGCGATCCGGCGTACTATCGGCGCTTCGGCTTCAGCCGAGCCGACCGAATGGGCCTGACCAGCCCCTGGTCCGGCCTGGGCGAACCATGGCAGGCACTGGTCCTCCCCCCGACGACGAGCAACGAACCACCCCCACCCCAGGGCGACGTCGTCTTCCCACCCCCCTGGTCCAAGGTCTAA
- a CDS encoding DoxX family protein, whose product MTPVRSLARAMLSGIFVVSGARNLANPQRLVPAAQPVTDRVAPLLQRADARIPTDTVTLIRANAAVQLGAGLMLATGRFTRPAALALAGTLVPVTLAGHPFWRNDDPAARSNNQIHFLKNLGLLGGLLLASADTEGRPGLRWRAGHRIGHSRRSVRRAVRTARREARIAVRSAATARRIPG is encoded by the coding sequence ATGACGCCCGTACGATCCCTCGCCCGCGCCATGTTGAGCGGCATCTTCGTGGTCAGCGGCGCCCGCAACCTCGCCAACCCGCAACGTCTGGTGCCTGCGGCGCAGCCGGTCACCGATCGGGTGGCGCCGCTGCTGCAACGGGCCGACGCCCGCATCCCCACCGACACGGTGACGCTGATCCGTGCCAACGCCGCCGTCCAGCTCGGTGCCGGGTTGATGCTGGCCACCGGGAGGTTCACCCGGCCGGCGGCTCTGGCGTTGGCCGGCACGCTGGTCCCGGTCACCCTCGCCGGGCATCCTTTCTGGCGTAACGACGACCCGGCGGCGCGGAGCAACAACCAGATTCACTTTCTGAAGAACCTCGGCCTTCTCGGCGGGTTGCTGCTCGCCTCGGCGGACACCGAGGGGAGGCCGGGACTGCGGTGGCGGGCCGGTCACCGGATCGGCCACTCTCGACGGTCGGTACGCCGTGCCGTCCGGACTGCACGCCGCGAAGCCCGGATCGCCGTTCGCTCGGCGGCAACCGCGCGTCGGATCCCCGGCTGA
- a CDS encoding glycosyltransferase 87 family protein codes for MPTSVGRRLDRLAAVRRVTRGIDRRTVVRAGIVAAVAYAAWLAIGAFGRPYNFFDMKIYHGAVVWWASGHELYEFVAPDTTLGFTYPPFAGLAMLPMAHLPVTVAGLVNALVSIAALAVVLAALLRPIVDRLGWPLWYTVAIATPLAIAIEPTRETLGYGQVNLLLFALIMADLVALRWRSRRGTHQAENDGPLLRFVYGGAWAGVGIGLATAVKLTPALFIFYLMITRQWRVAATAIGTTVAVTIGSFGIVGAESRTYFGNVLWQTERVGAADMTPNQSLAGLLARLYDSIETPTLLWLAFAVLVLALGLSRASQSHADGDELTAFTLVGLTANVISPISWTHHLVWVIPAIIVLADGAIRRHDASRGPARRATSGAYGGPPGVSTLRPPIWYPTLTGLRHGIAAIGLYLLFLISPIWPYEHQLPEVSHYENGLFGALMENSLALALIVLVAALPWRPGAEPAFYTDRMARTAMLHHRR; via the coding sequence ATGCCGACGAGTGTCGGTAGAAGGCTGGACCGCCTCGCCGCAGTCCGCCGCGTAACGCGTGGGATCGATCGTAGGACAGTCGTACGGGCCGGCATCGTCGCCGCCGTCGCCTATGCCGCATGGCTTGCCATCGGCGCTTTCGGGCGTCCGTACAACTTCTTCGACATGAAGATCTACCACGGCGCGGTGGTCTGGTGGGCGAGCGGTCACGAGCTGTACGAGTTCGTCGCGCCCGACACCACCCTGGGTTTCACCTACCCACCCTTCGCCGGGCTGGCGATGCTGCCCATGGCGCACCTGCCGGTGACCGTGGCGGGGCTGGTGAACGCGCTGGTCAGCATCGCCGCGCTGGCCGTGGTGCTGGCCGCCCTGCTGCGGCCGATCGTGGACCGGCTGGGCTGGCCACTGTGGTACACGGTGGCCATCGCCACGCCGCTCGCCATCGCCATCGAGCCGACCCGGGAGACCCTCGGCTACGGGCAGGTCAACCTGCTGCTGTTCGCCCTGATCATGGCCGATCTGGTGGCACTGCGCTGGCGGTCCCGGCGCGGCACCCACCAGGCGGAGAACGACGGGCCCCTGCTGCGGTTCGTCTACGGTGGCGCCTGGGCCGGCGTGGGCATCGGCCTCGCCACCGCCGTGAAGCTCACCCCGGCGTTGTTCATCTTCTACCTGATGATCACTCGCCAGTGGCGGGTGGCCGCGACCGCGATCGGCACGACCGTCGCCGTGACCATCGGCAGCTTCGGCATCGTGGGAGCCGAGTCCCGGACCTACTTCGGCAACGTGCTGTGGCAGACCGAGCGGGTCGGTGCCGCCGACATGACGCCCAACCAGTCGCTGGCCGGTCTGCTGGCACGGCTGTACGACTCGATCGAGACCCCGACGCTGCTCTGGCTCGCCTTCGCGGTGCTGGTGCTGGCGCTGGGCCTGTCCCGGGCCTCCCAGTCGCACGCCGACGGCGACGAGCTGACCGCCTTCACCCTGGTCGGCCTGACGGCCAACGTGATCAGTCCGATCTCCTGGACGCACCACCTGGTCTGGGTGATCCCGGCGATCATCGTGCTGGCCGACGGGGCAATACGCCGCCACGACGCCAGCCGAGGTCCGGCCCGGCGGGCCACCTCCGGGGCGTACGGCGGCCCGCCGGGCGTCTCCACGCTCCGCCCGCCGATCTGGTACCCGACGTTGACCGGGCTCCGGCACGGCATCGCCGCGATCGGGCTCTACCTGCTCTTCCTGATCTCGCCGATCTGGCCGTACGAGCACCAGCTTCCCGAGGTCTCGCACTACGAGAACGGGCTGTTCGGCGCGCTGATGGAGAACTCCCTGGCGCTGGCCCTGATCGTGCTGGTCGCCGCGCTGCCCTGGCGGCCGGGCGCGGAACCCGCCTTCTACACCGACCGGATGGCCCGCACCGCGATGCTGCACCACCGGCGCTGA
- a CDS encoding molybdenum cofactor biosynthesis protein MoaE: MVITIGDVTEQPLDLAAHEAAVADRRAGAVVSFAGVVRDHDHGRAVVSLEYEGHPSAATILREVAAEIAADPDVYAVAVSHRIGPLAIGDAALVAAVSTAHRAAAFAACAKLVDEVKARLPIWKRQVFADGTEEWVNCP; encoded by the coding sequence GTGGTGATCACGATCGGGGACGTCACCGAGCAGCCGCTGGACCTTGCGGCGCACGAGGCCGCCGTCGCCGACCGGCGGGCCGGCGCGGTGGTCTCCTTCGCCGGCGTGGTACGCGACCACGACCACGGCCGCGCGGTGGTGAGCCTGGAGTACGAGGGTCATCCGAGCGCCGCCACCATCCTGCGGGAGGTGGCCGCCGAGATCGCCGCCGATCCCGACGTGTACGCGGTGGCCGTGTCGCACCGGATCGGCCCGCTCGCCATCGGCGACGCGGCGCTGGTCGCGGCGGTCAGCACCGCGCACCGGGCAGCCGCGTTCGCCGCCTGCGCCAAGCTGGTGGACGAGGTGAAGGCCCGGCTGCCGATCTGGAAGCGACAGGTCTTCGCCGACGGCACCGAGGAGTGGGTCAACTGCCCGTGA
- a CDS encoding molybdopterin molybdotransferase MoeA: MRTETAPATEGAAASLPAGWEEARSRVYAVGLAAALPAVERPLADIDGYTLAEPLTTRTDLPAFPTSSVDGWAVRGTGPWRVVGRVLAGGTPAPLTEDGTTVEIATGAMVPSGTTAVLRVEESTRTADGSVDGVPRSGPEWRRPGEEAAAGEELLPAGTPVDPAVIGLAASCGHDTLRVRRQPRAALLVFGDELLTAGPPAAGRVRDALGPTVPSWLRRYGCQLRPADVVGPVADTLTDHVAALRTALTHADLVCTTGGTMHGPVDHLHPALAELGADYVVNTVAVRPGFPMLLARVVGDDGRVRFVAGLPGNPQSAVVALVSLVAPLLTGLVGRAAPVLPHVTLAEPVPGRGDHTHLALVRLDRVAGTARPVQHVGSAMLRGLSGADGFAVIRPGSTGAVGDRVPVVPLPLLPGERAW, from the coding sequence GTGAGAACGGAAACCGCACCCGCCACCGAGGGCGCCGCCGCGTCGCTGCCGGCCGGTTGGGAGGAGGCGCGCTCCCGGGTGTACGCGGTGGGCCTAGCCGCCGCGCTGCCTGCGGTCGAGCGTCCGCTCGCCGACATCGACGGGTACACCCTCGCCGAACCTCTCACCACCCGGACGGACCTGCCGGCGTTTCCCACGTCGAGTGTGGACGGCTGGGCGGTCCGGGGCACCGGCCCGTGGCGGGTGGTCGGGCGGGTGCTGGCCGGCGGCACACCGGCCCCGTTGACCGAGGACGGGACGACCGTCGAGATCGCCACCGGCGCGATGGTGCCGTCGGGCACCACCGCAGTGCTGCGGGTCGAGGAGTCGACGCGTACCGCGGACGGGTCGGTCGACGGCGTGCCGCGCAGCGGGCCGGAGTGGCGGCGCCCGGGCGAGGAGGCGGCGGCCGGTGAGGAACTGCTCCCGGCCGGTACCCCGGTCGACCCGGCCGTGATCGGCCTGGCCGCCTCCTGTGGCCATGACACCCTGCGGGTGCGCCGGCAGCCCCGGGCCGCGCTGCTGGTCTTCGGGGACGAACTGCTCACCGCCGGTCCGCCCGCCGCCGGGCGGGTCCGCGACGCGCTGGGCCCGACGGTACCGAGCTGGCTGCGCCGGTACGGCTGTCAGCTCCGCCCGGCCGATGTGGTCGGCCCGGTGGCCGACACGCTGACCGACCACGTGGCCGCGCTGCGTACCGCGCTCACCCACGCCGACCTGGTCTGCACCACCGGCGGCACCATGCACGGGCCGGTCGACCACCTGCATCCGGCCCTGGCCGAACTGGGCGCGGACTACGTGGTCAACACCGTCGCGGTACGCCCCGGTTTCCCGATGCTGCTGGCCCGGGTGGTCGGCGACGACGGCCGGGTCCGGTTCGTCGCCGGGCTGCCCGGCAACCCGCAGTCCGCCGTCGTCGCGCTGGTCTCGCTCGTCGCGCCGCTGCTGACGGGTCTCGTCGGCCGGGCGGCCCCGGTGCTTCCGCACGTCACGCTGGCGGAGCCGGTGCCGGGACGCGGCGACCACACCCACCTCGCGCTGGTCCGGCTCGACCGGGTCGCCGGGACGGCTCGCCCGGTCCAGCACGTCGGGTCGGCGATGCTGCGCGGGCTCTCCGGCGCGGACGGGTTCGCCGTGATCCGGCCCGGCAGCACCGGCGCGGTCGGGGACCGGGTGCCGGTGGTCCCGCTGCCGCTGCTACCCGGGGAGCGCGCGTGGTGA
- a CDS encoding MogA/MoaB family molybdenum cofactor biosynthesis protein, translating into MIRARVVVASNRAAAGVYADTSGPLLAAGLRELGCVVDDPVVVPDGDPVGQAIRAALADGVDVLITSGGTGVTPTDRTPDVTRALLDYEIPGIAEALRAQSRDRVPTSVLSRGVAGVAGRTLVVNLPGSTGGARDGLAVLGPILAHTVDQLRGGDH; encoded by the coding sequence GTGATCCGAGCCCGGGTGGTGGTGGCGTCCAACCGCGCCGCCGCCGGCGTCTACGCCGACACCAGCGGTCCGCTGCTCGCCGCCGGTCTGCGGGAGCTCGGATGTGTTGTGGACGACCCGGTGGTGGTGCCGGACGGCGATCCGGTCGGTCAGGCCATCCGAGCGGCACTGGCCGACGGTGTCGACGTGCTGATCACCAGCGGCGGGACCGGAGTCACGCCGACCGACCGCACCCCCGACGTGACCCGGGCACTGCTCGACTACGAGATTCCCGGCATCGCCGAGGCGCTGCGCGCACAGAGCCGTGACCGGGTGCCCACCTCGGTGCTGTCGCGGGGGGTGGCCGGGGTGGCCGGTCGCACCCTGGTGGTGAACCTGCCGGGCTCCACCGGTGGCGCGCGGGACGGTCTCGCCGTGCTGGGGCCGATCCTCGCGCACACCGTCGACCAGTTGCGCGGTGGCGACCACTAG
- the moaC gene encoding cyclic pyranopterin monophosphate synthase MoaC translates to MTEPAQLTHVDAAGAARMVDVSAKQVSGRVAVAAGRLRTTPEVIELLRRDGLPKGDALAVGRLAGIMGAKRTPDLIPLCHPIALHGVTVDLVPTTDSVEITATARTADRTGVEMEALTAVAVAGLALVDMVKAVDPAASVESVRVLRKEGGKTGLWERPEDRP, encoded by the coding sequence GTGACCGAACCCGCCCAGCTCACCCACGTCGACGCGGCCGGTGCGGCGCGTATGGTCGATGTCTCCGCCAAGCAGGTCTCCGGCCGGGTGGCCGTCGCGGCCGGCCGGTTGCGCACCACACCCGAGGTGATCGAGCTGCTCCGCCGGGACGGGCTGCCCAAGGGAGACGCGCTGGCGGTCGGCCGACTGGCCGGGATCATGGGTGCCAAGCGCACTCCCGACCTGATCCCGCTCTGCCACCCGATCGCGCTGCACGGCGTCACGGTCGACCTGGTGCCCACCACGGACAGCGTCGAGATCACCGCCACCGCCCGCACGGCCGACCGTACCGGCGTCGAGATGGAGGCGCTGACCGCGGTGGCCGTCGCCGGGTTGGCCCTGGTGGACATGGTCAAGGCGGTCGATCCGGCGGCCAGCGTCGAGTCGGTCCGGGTATTGCGCAAGGAGGGCGGCAAGACCGGCCTGTGGGAGCGCCCGGAGGACCGACCGTGA
- a CDS encoding AfsR/SARP family transcriptional regulator, which translates to MQVQVLGGLVVRLGSVTLTLGTPKQQTVLALLACNPGHLVSVDQLVDELWPENPPLSAVPNVRTYAANLRRGLESMLPGREALVRAGDGYRLMVKRTEVDVYAFRSEVRAARALTGTDEEAAAKLLDQALARWQGPMLTGVALGPALLAHVASATEDRMLAAELLAELQIRLGRYEPVLPLLRELLAREPLRERAQLLIMRALYLRNDHAGAIAAYGEARRVLRERLGIEPGAELRNLYQHIVERERRSHRNPDLGPASSAVTSESGEQPRSGSAPGRGLVWLPRAVPDFVGRDAAVEHLLTETHRVGGHAPVVHLVDGMAGSGKTSLAVHVGGQLREHYPDGGLFIDLKGHDRAEKTDGSRRDTCHRYLPDTTAGRGRGGA; encoded by the coding sequence GTGCAGGTTCAGGTCCTCGGTGGGCTCGTCGTCCGTCTCGGCTCGGTCACGCTCACCCTCGGCACGCCGAAACAACAGACCGTGCTCGCGTTGCTCGCGTGCAACCCCGGGCATCTGGTCTCGGTCGATCAGCTCGTCGATGAGTTGTGGCCGGAGAATCCGCCCCTCTCCGCCGTGCCGAACGTCCGGACGTACGCCGCCAACCTGCGTCGTGGGCTCGAGTCGATGCTCCCCGGGCGTGAGGCTCTGGTCCGTGCCGGGGACGGCTACCGACTCATGGTGAAGCGGACCGAGGTGGACGTCTACGCCTTCCGGTCGGAGGTCAGGGCGGCACGTGCACTCACCGGGACGGATGAGGAAGCGGCGGCGAAGCTGCTCGACCAGGCTCTGGCTCGCTGGCAGGGACCCATGCTCACCGGTGTGGCCCTCGGGCCGGCCCTGCTGGCGCACGTGGCCTCGGCGACCGAGGACCGGATGCTGGCAGCCGAGCTCCTGGCCGAGCTGCAGATCCGGCTCGGTCGCTACGAACCCGTCCTGCCGCTACTTCGGGAACTGCTTGCCAGGGAACCGCTGCGGGAGCGGGCCCAACTGCTCATCATGCGCGCCCTATACCTCAGGAACGACCACGCCGGTGCCATCGCCGCCTACGGCGAGGCTCGGCGCGTACTGCGAGAACGCCTCGGCATAGAGCCCGGGGCGGAACTCCGGAATCTCTACCAGCACATCGTCGAGCGGGAGCGCAGGTCGCACCGGAACCCGGACCTGGGCCCCGCCTCGTCAGCCGTCACATCCGAGTCCGGTGAGCAGCCGCGTTCCGGCTCGGCCCCGGGGCGCGGTCTGGTCTGGCTGCCACGCGCAGTCCCGGACTTCGTGGGCCGGGATGCCGCGGTCGAACACCTGCTGACAGAGACGCACCGGGTCGGAGGACACGCCCCAGTTGTGCATCTCGTCGACGGTATGGCCGGCAGCGGCAAGACCTCGCTGGCGGTCCACGTGGGCGGACAGTTGCGGGAGCACTATCCGGACGGCGGGCTGTTCATCGATCTCAAGGGGCACGACCGTGCGGAGAAGACGGACGGATCTCGTCGCGACACCTGCCACCGGTACCTCCCAGATACCACGGCAGGGCGCGGAAGGGGCGGCGCGTGA